From Brassica rapa cultivar Chiifu-401-42 chromosome A06, CAAS_Brap_v3.01, whole genome shotgun sequence:
TAGTTTATTTCGATGCTTCTAATTCTTCAcatttaatttcaaatataaaatattcccACCGGTTTGGAATTGTGCAGacatattaaaaacatttaattttatacattttcttaACAGAAACATCATAAACTATATAACTAACCataattaaactaataaaaatcaaGTTGCATAATATAAGAAGTCATATAGCATACAATCATTAAAGTTAAcattaaatttgaaaacatcatgtaatttgaaacaaaaagttttcttcaaaacatcatctatttaaAAACAAGGGGAGGgggtatagttttattttagttaattaatGTAACCATGAACCAAGTTATTCACTCTTTTCTTCAGAACGTCAAGTTATTAAATATATGTGTATAggctgttgacaaaaaaaaggtgTATAGGCTACGTGCAGGTTGTTGCGGCACATGGTGGTTTCTTCTCTTGGACTAGGGACGTAAATTTGTTAGTTCATATAATTTGTCATCACATAAACGTGTACCCACTTCATCATTTTACATGTAACGATTTCCAGTAGATCACTTACATGAGAAACTTCTTATTTTATAACTCTGTTTACATTTCATATTTCTTTCTGCCAGTTTTTCAATTGCATAAAACAATCTGGCATTAACCGTTTGTAGTTTGTCCACCAAACGTCAATTTAAATCTTGCATGTTGAGATTACACTTTGAACACATAAATGTGCTagaaaatatttgttaaaaattgCAAATATTAATGAACAAGTACTCCTCATTACTAGAGAAAATGGGCTCTTCTGGCACAACAAACAAGACATTTGCATTATGTGTTCCTCTTTGAGAACGATCGGTGATTTTTACAGAACTTGGCTTCcatcattcttcttcttcacgtaACAAAAACAGATCTCTATATACATTTGTAAACACATACACACTTCACTCTTGGGATTCTCCTGGTGGCTCGCTCTCTTCGTCGTACATAGACTCATCATATCTCCGAAGTGAATCAAGactgcaaacaaacaaaaacaaacatgaTTTCCTTAAACAATCGCTAGTAGAAATAAAACAAGATggattcaatttaaaaaaaacctgCAATTCTGAGGAACTTTCCAAGAGAAACCAGACTCATGTTTAAGATGAAGTGGTAAAGCCATAAAGTCTCTCCAATCTTGAAGCATGATTCTAAGATCATGAAGCTTACTATCCATACCAAAGCAGCAATTCGCATGCATGGTACGAACCAGATTCATATCTTTGCTTGGCTCACAGAGTCCACCAAAATACGCCGTGTTCAAGAACCTAATCCTAAGCCCGATTCTGAAAACAAAAGGCTCCCTCTTGATGAAGTTAAGAACGTCCTGGTCGTGATACCCCGAGTACCTGATCCGTGAAGCGTACCAGTACTTGTAGAAGAGTATAGTCCTGTTGTTAGACCGCACAAAGCTAAACCCTCCGTTAGGTCTATTCTCTAAATCATTCGACCTTCCTAAGTAATGGTCACAAGCGATCTGGAAGTCAGCGTATCTGTAAAACCGTGTAAAAGGGTTTCTGAACCACATCACATCAGCATCCTGGAGAAGCAAAGAAAACCAAATCATTTCCAAGAACATGAAACCTGAACACACTCGTTCAAGAAAATGGTTATACCGTGAAGACAAAGTTGTAACCCAATTCAAGAACAGAGCGCAAGAAGTCGATTCTTCTCcacatcatcttcaagtaagaACGAGTCATAAAGTAAGCCTCCTTTCCCGAGAAATCAACACCTTCTGTTTCGAGACTGAAGCAATGCTTGTGAAGCTCTCGGCAACGGGAGTACGCTTTAGCATCCAGGGCAATGATCACCAAATGGTTTAAAAGCATGCCTGTTCCTTCACCGATTCGAAAACTCTCGAAGAAGAGATCGATAACAGAGCCAGGAGCAGCCCAAGCTTCGTTCAAAGTCGTTAGAATCACAGTGTTGTCTCGAGTTGCAGCTCTACGAAGAACATCTTCAAGCTTAGGCTCTTCAAGCTCCTAACATCAAGCTTAGGTTTAGATAACATCTTCAAATCAAGAGATCAAACTCAAATGCTAACTTAGTTTCTAAATTAGGGAACCGATCAAAGCCTAAATCAAGAATCGTACTCTACATTCGTCGAATTTCAAAATGTTCTGGTGACAATGTGAAAgcgaagaggaggaagaagctaACCAGAGACTGGAAGGAATCGAATGAGGGGAAAATGCGAGAGAAGATCGAGGAGGAGGAGCGAGGGACGGCGTCGAGGGAATCAAGGGATCGGTAGAGGACGAAGATGGAGATGGAAATGGCGAGGATGAATGTAACGGCTCGGCGTAGGGGACGGGAACACGGCGGCATGACGAAAGAAGCTACGGCGGAGACGGAGGAGCGGTTAGCGTCGAGGGACGAAACGTGGAGCTTCGTCATCGTCTTGAGCCTCGAGGGAAGACGGTGCGATAGATTCATCTACACCGACCATCGTCGGCACCGACGCCAAAAACTTAATTTTAAGACTTTATTTgggtttttttcctttttttactattttaccTAGAGAAATTACTGGATTGATGGGATATCAATAAATGATGTATAAATAACTTTTCTCTtccctttttagttttaaatctTCCAGATATGAAATAAATCAGCATATTGTTTTGATTATATGATTTAAGTTTTGGAACTGTGTTTTATTATTGGGTTAAATTCATTACTTGGTTTCAGTTTGACATTAACgtttatgtaaattttatttgttttgattatatCAATAAATGTTGTATAAACGTCAAGTATAAACttccaaaaatgaaaaaaaaaatcagcatcTTGTCTTGGTTAGGATTTAAGTTTTGGCTCTGTGTTTTATTATTGGGTTAAATTCATTATTACaggtttcagtttgatatttagtgtttatgtaaattttattttcaagatttGCTCCATTAACTTTTAATCTCTGATAAACAAGAAATCCTAGGAGTTTAACAACAAAATCATCTGAAATGTTTTCACTGGGACTAATCTAAGCAGACAGATATTTATTTACTGGTTTCAGCTGCTGAGGAGAGAAACTGAAAGAGTAAGGTTGAGATCAATCTTTGGTGAAGAAGCAAAGCAATCTTTGAAGACGAATGGTGCAGAACAAGTGGAGACTGCTTCACTCGTTTCGCTCACTGATGACCCGTTGCTTCTCCATTGATGATGGTTCAAAGACAGAGACAGCGACaaatcttcctcttcttgttctTTCCCACTGTTCTCCCATttgttcttctccttctctgtcTTCTATTGAGGACAAGACAAACAAATAAATCAGCTTCTAAACCGGACAAGATTCGGATTGTGTTACCCCAATTTCAATAAACCTAAAAAGTTATAATAAACCTAAGCCGGAAAAAAATCTGAGTTCTAATGAACCTTAAGTTCCTATGACAACTAGGTAACTAAACCGGACACGACTCGATTTTTAAATTTCACCCAGTTTCAGTCAAACCGGTTAAGACAGCAAATCAAAATCTAATGTCCAATCTAGAATCGAAGGAGAAACATTATTGAACCGGCCTGGATTTAATTTTGCTTAGGCTTCAAAATTAAATCCAAAAGTATATAATGAGagtatattttacttttttttttctgaacaacTAGAGTATATTTTACTAATTAGATGAAACTACACGTTGACAtaaaagttaataaaacataCCTTGTGGCATTGATGTGATGGAAACGCCGTCGTTTCTTTCGTCTTCTCCATGTTTATGATGTGAAGaaagtcatcatcatcatcaccaccaccagACTGTGAAGTCTgattctctcttcttcctcctctgtgCCAAAGTAAACAATATTAAAAAGTACAATTCAAATACAGACAAAAGGGTATATTATGATAGCTTCACtgatacaaaattaaaaacatgtcagaaaatataaatgaataaaaatttaCCTAAGAGAAGAATGTGAAGAAAGAGGAAACGAGTGAAACCCCAAAAGACAATCATTCCTTGAGGGTAAAGACAAGTTGTCATGAAGATAATCTTCTTCAGTGTCTTGTCTTCTTCTTATTGAAGATAAAGAGCTTTCCTCTGTccccaaaaatgaaaaaataatagaCTATAATGAATATTCCCTTgatcaataaaaataatttgttttaatataaaagaaaGCTATATGTATTTATAACAATTGTCTTATGAATCATGACACTAGACCAATAGTACATACTACAAACAGATGCTGTAAAACAATTAAATTCCATCCATTATTATAGTTTTGATGTTAACAGTTCAGATTAAAATCAGCGGTCCAGTTCTTCTATAAATCATATCATTTCAGAatatttatggaaaaaaaaatggacaaaAAGTCCATACCTGATTTGCCCAAAGTGAGTTTAGAACCTCTATACATCTGTTGTATGTGATGAAAAAAGAAGAGACAGGGATTTTAATATTCAAGATACTATGAAAAAGATATAAGGCTAAGAGAGAACAAAACTAACGTCAGGTAAATCTATTACCTGGAGATGGCTCTTGACATGTGAAATGGTGAGTCCCCTCACATCCATCATCTTAAGAATAAGCTTTGGAGTGGCTCCTGTTTCATAAAACCCAACATAAATACAACGAGaacaaaaagattaaaaagGTAACTATGATGATTCTTTATGTTGACTATTCATGAAAAAGGTAATGAGtaactttaatattttgtagAGCATGAAACATAATTGCAAAAGTGTGACTTGCGAGCATGGTTCAGAAACTTGACGAAAATTATTCTTGAAGGATGATGACAGAAAATAATGAGAAATTTTCAAACTTTGGacgaaatatccaaaaaaataataataaaaaactcCAAACTTTAGATATAGGAATGAAACAAAGTAGCAAAAGTATGAAGGCATCGTTCAACAACTTGACAAGATGATAAAAATGTTTATACTTATTAGAAATTCCCTAACAAATCCAAACTTGAAGACATATGGATGAAACAAATTAGCAAAAACTGTGAGGTTTGGTTCAAAAACTTGACAAAACAATGAGAAAATTCCAATCTGTTTCGAAAAAGatccaaaaattcaaaacttaaaatatatatatttaagtgaAACGAAGTAGCAAAAAGTGTGAAGCTTTTCTTCAGAAACTTGAATAAAACAAAGTAACAAAAGGTTGCATTTTTGTCGAAATATTGAAGGAGAAAAGAAACGTACTATGTTGGCCACCAAGCATATCGACGGCGTTTAGGAAACAACGGTGGAGCTCCGGCGTCCATCTGAGTCGAGGCACTGGAGACCGTACGTATGGCCTAACTCTGCCGCCTCCGTGACCGTTAAAGCCAACGTCGTTGCCGTTTCTTCCACCACACGTACCCATTCCTTCACAAATCAGTCTCAAGAACCCTAAAACGTCTTTTAGATTTGGAGCACAGAAACCAAGAACAGAAGACAGAGAAACGTAGGAGAGGATTTGTGGGTATGTGTTGGATTTAAAAGAGCAAGTCTCTTTTGTTTTCTGAAATGGTTTTGGCTTTTTCTAAAAGATGACTGTCTCTTTTTCCATCTAttctttttgtctttttgaatgcactcatacatatatatatatatatacaccccTCTTTACATATATATCTGCAAAATGCCAAAAACTAATTATTAGACCTTTTTAGAAAAGGTTCATTCATTTTTATTTGCCGGATATTCCATTGTAGTTGTGTTTAAACTGGAATTGTAATTGATTTATGTTTCgattttggattttgtttgatatatagtttagatttaatttgaaatattaaattctaAGTAAAATTTAATATCATTAGAA
This genomic window contains:
- the LOC103827533 gene encoding uncharacterized protein At4g15970 isoform X1, with translation MNLSHRLPSRLKTMTKLHVSSLDANRSSVSAVASFVMPPCSRPLRRAVTFILAISISIFVLYRSLDSLDAVPRSSSSIFSRIFPSFDSFQSLELEEPKLEDVLRRAATRDNTVILTTLNEAWAAPGSVIDLFFESFRIGEGTGMLLNHLVIIALDAKAYSRCRELHKHCFSLETEGVDFSGKEAYFMTRSYLKMMWRRIDFLRSVLELGYNFVFTDADVMWFRNPFTRFYRYADFQIACDHYLGRSNDLENRPNGGFSFVRSNNRTILFYKYWYASRIRYSGYHDQDVLNFIKREPFVFRIGLRIRFLNTAYFGGLCEPSKDMNLVRTMHANCCFGMDSKLHDLRIMLQDWRDFMALPLHLKHESGFSWKVPQNCSLDSLRRYDESMYDEESEPPGESQE
- the LOC103827534 gene encoding putative Myb family transcription factor At1g14600, whose translation is MGTCGGRNGNDVGFNGHGGGRVRPYVRSPVPRLRWTPELHRCFLNAVDMLGGQHRATPKLILKMMDVRGLTISHVKSHLQMYRGSKLTLGKSEESSLSSIRRRQDTEEDYLHDNLSLPSRNDCLLGFHSFPLSSHSSLRGGRRENQTSQSGGGDDDDDFLHIINMEKTKETTAFPSHQCHKKTEKEKNKWENSGKEQEEEDLSLSLSLNHHQWRSNGSSVSETSEAVSTCSAPFVFKDCFASSPKIDLNLTLSVSLLSS
- the LOC103827533 gene encoding uncharacterized protein At4g15970 isoform X2 translates to MNLSHRLPSRLKTMTKLHVSSLDANRSSVSAVASFVMPPCSRPLRRAVTFILAISISIFVLYRSLDSLDAVPRSSSSIFSRIFPSFDSFQSLLEEPKLEDVLRRAATRDNTVILTTLNEAWAAPGSVIDLFFESFRIGEGTGMLLNHLVIIALDAKAYSRCRELHKHCFSLETEGVDFSGKEAYFMTRSYLKMMWRRIDFLRSVLELGYNFVFTDADVMWFRNPFTRFYRYADFQIACDHYLGRSNDLENRPNGGFSFVRSNNRTILFYKYWYASRIRYSGYHDQDVLNFIKREPFVFRIGLRIRFLNTAYFGGLCEPSKDMNLVRTMHANCCFGMDSKLHDLRIMLQDWRDFMALPLHLKHESGFSWKVPQNCSLDSLRRYDESMYDEESEPPGESQE